Proteins found in one Misgurnus anguillicaudatus chromosome 3, ASM2758022v2, whole genome shotgun sequence genomic segment:
- the LOC129445476 gene encoding cysteine-rich protein 1: MVSFCPICGKPVYFGEKKRSLGRDYHPLCLKCHRCKRQLTAGQHAEHDEKPYCTNCYMRDFGPRGSRNPVARTFNTPAS, from the exons ATGGTGAGCTTCTGTCCTATATGTGGGAAGCCTGTTTATTTTG GTGAGAAGAAGAGGTCATTAGGACGAGATTATCACCCGTTGTGTTTGAAGTGTCACAGGTGTAAAAGACAGCTTACAGCTGGCCAGCATGCAGAG CACGATGAGAAGCCATACTGCACTAACTGCTACATGAGAGATTTTGGACCCAGAG GTAGCCGAAATCCTGTTGCACGGACCTTTAACACACCTGCTTCTTAA